One region of Polynucleobacter paneuropaeus genomic DNA includes:
- the trpB gene encoding tryptophan synthase subunit beta, whose protein sequence is MYDKPDARGHFGPYGGVFVSETLMFALDELKAAYAQYQNNPQFLAEFHSELKHFVGRPSPIYHAKRMSEIHGGAQIYFKREDLNHTGAHKINNVIGQAMLAKRMGKPRIIAETGAGQHGVATATICARFGLDCTVYQGSVDVARQAQNVYRMKLLGAKVVPVESGTKTLKDALNEAMRDWVTNVEDTFYIIGTVAGPHPYPMMVRDFQSVIGEECKVQMPDLTGRQPDYVLACVGGGSNAMGIFYPYIDYPAVKLIGVEAAGHGLMSGLHSAALCAGKPGVLHGNRTYLLQDENGQIAETHSVSAGMDYPGVGPEHAWLKDSGRAGYVAIDDKEALQAFHDCCRIEGIIPALESAHAIAYACKLAATLGKDKTILVNLSGRGDKDMHTVAQATGSEG, encoded by the coding sequence ATGTACGACAAACCCGATGCAAGAGGACACTTTGGTCCCTACGGTGGTGTGTTTGTTTCCGAAACATTGATGTTTGCTTTGGATGAGCTCAAAGCAGCTTATGCACAATATCAAAATAATCCCCAATTTCTCGCTGAGTTTCACAGTGAACTAAAACATTTTGTTGGACGGCCATCACCGATCTATCATGCCAAACGCATGAGTGAGATTCATGGTGGTGCCCAAATCTATTTCAAGCGAGAAGATCTCAACCATACTGGCGCTCACAAAATTAATAACGTCATTGGTCAAGCGATGCTTGCCAAGCGGATGGGTAAGCCCCGCATCATTGCGGAAACCGGAGCAGGGCAACATGGTGTCGCTACTGCCACAATCTGTGCGCGTTTTGGCTTGGATTGCACCGTCTATCAAGGTTCAGTAGACGTGGCCCGTCAAGCGCAAAACGTTTATCGCATGAAACTTCTTGGTGCCAAGGTTGTGCCAGTAGAGTCTGGTACCAAAACCCTAAAAGATGCTCTTAATGAAGCTATGCGTGACTGGGTTACTAATGTGGAAGATACCTTCTACATTATTGGCACTGTTGCTGGACCACATCCTTATCCGATGATGGTCAGAGATTTTCAGAGTGTGATTGGCGAAGAGTGCAAAGTTCAGATGCCAGATCTAACTGGACGTCAGCCAGACTATGTTTTAGCTTGTGTTGGCGGTGGTTCGAATGCAATGGGCATTTTCTATCCGTATATTGATTACCCTGCAGTCAAACTCATTGGCGTAGAGGCAGCTGGACATGGCTTGATGAGTGGCCTGCATTCCGCAGCTCTCTGTGCTGGAAAGCCCGGCGTCTTGCATGGTAACCGCACCTATCTTTTACAAGATGAGAATGGTCAGATTGCAGAGACTCACTCAGTATCAGCAGGTATGGATTACCCTGGGGTAGGTCCTGAGCATGCTTGGTTAAAAGACTCTGGCCGCGCTGGATACGTCGCAATTGACGATAAAGAAGCACTGCAAGCCTTCCATGATTGTTGCCGTATTGAAGGCATCATCCCTGCGCTGGAATCTGCCCATGCAATTGCCTATGCCTGTAAATTAGCAGCGACTCTTGGAAAAGATAAGACCATTTTGGTCAATCTATCAGGACGTGGCGATAAAGACATGCATACCGTAGCGCAAGCTACGGGATCTGAAGGCTAA
- the trpA gene encoding tryptophan synthase subunit alpha, producing the protein MSKITALFQELRATGKKGLIPFITAGDPHPNQTVELMHALVRGGANVIELGVPFSDPMADGPVIQRSSERALSHKVSLHSCIEMVKTFREKDQKTPVVLMGYANPVEQMGAERFAREAKAAGVDGVLVVDYPPEECTEFAVLMKAAGVDPIFLLAPTSSQARIQEAAKIASGYIYYVSLRGVTGASNLNTQDVASIIPQIREVSNIPIAVGFGIHDAASAKAVSQTADAVVIGSRIIRLLEEAPEGEAVQSLERFIHEIRIALDS; encoded by the coding sequence ATGTCCAAAATTACTGCACTTTTTCAGGAACTCAGAGCTACTGGTAAAAAAGGATTGATTCCTTTTATTACTGCAGGTGATCCTCATCCAAACCAAACAGTTGAACTCATGCACGCATTAGTGCGTGGTGGTGCGAACGTCATTGAGTTGGGAGTTCCTTTTTCAGATCCTATGGCCGATGGGCCCGTGATTCAACGATCTTCTGAAAGAGCCTTGTCTCATAAAGTGAGTCTGCATAGCTGTATTGAAATGGTGAAGACTTTTCGTGAAAAGGATCAAAAGACTCCTGTAGTTTTAATGGGCTACGCAAATCCTGTTGAACAAATGGGAGCCGAGCGTTTTGCTCGTGAAGCAAAAGCCGCTGGAGTTGATGGTGTCTTGGTGGTGGACTATCCACCTGAAGAATGCACTGAGTTTGCCGTGCTCATGAAAGCCGCTGGTGTTGATCCTATTTTCTTATTGGCACCAACTTCTTCACAGGCTCGCATTCAGGAGGCAGCCAAAATTGCATCGGGCTATATTTACTATGTATCGTTGCGTGGCGTCACTGGCGCATCGAATCTGAATACTCAAGATGTAGCGAGCATCATTCCGCAAATCCGCGAAGTGAGCAATATTCCGATTGCAGTGGGTTTTGGTATCCATGATGCCGCTAGTGCTAAAGCGGTTTCACAAACTGCAGACGCCGTTGTGATTGGTAGTCGTATCATCCGTCTCTTAGAAGAGGCCCCAGAAGGTGAGGCGGTACAATCACTAGAGCGCTTCATACATGAAATTCGGATAGCCTTAGACAGTTGA
- a CDS encoding SPOR domain-containing protein → MIRLPQLFKRKSQSDDLQRGSAGTRRTPKKMTGRAFIRSQENEEPALTEDPDIQRARHRLIGAGVLVILAFIALPRILDSKPKPVNNDIAVNIVTSLPVPGMNSETATAQSTPSSVAPIAPVPSPAPSNKVEAKSDTNKLDANTNTSQNQTPPAVSATDTKPSAPPVPAKSAALGLAAGEEVIAATNKTKPKTDTPATKPASNTPGKFVIQIGAFASEDRANGWITKMKDQKIPNYVINKTAPDGAKLFVLRAGPFTDKESAEAAEKKIKAMGLNSRIVETGKS, encoded by the coding sequence ATGATTCGTTTACCGCAGCTTTTTAAGCGAAAATCGCAGTCTGATGACCTTCAAAGAGGGTCAGCTGGAACACGTCGCACTCCTAAAAAAATGACGGGCCGCGCTTTTATTCGTTCCCAAGAAAATGAAGAGCCTGCTTTAACCGAAGATCCTGATATTCAACGAGCACGCCACCGTTTAATCGGCGCAGGTGTTTTGGTAATTCTGGCTTTTATTGCCTTGCCCAGAATCCTGGACAGCAAGCCTAAGCCTGTCAATAACGACATTGCTGTAAATATCGTTACGAGTTTGCCAGTTCCTGGCATGAATTCTGAGACAGCAACTGCGCAATCGACCCCATCTTCTGTAGCGCCTATTGCTCCAGTACCTTCTCCAGCACCTAGCAATAAAGTCGAGGCTAAGTCGGATACCAATAAGTTGGACGCAAATACAAATACAAGTCAAAACCAAACTCCACCAGCAGTAAGCGCTACTGATACAAAGCCCAGCGCACCACCAGTTCCCGCTAAATCAGCAGCTTTAGGATTGGCGGCGGGTGAAGAGGTGATTGCTGCGACTAATAAGACCAAACCCAAGACAGATACACCAGCAACCAAGCCTGCTAGCAATACCCCCGGCAAGTTTGTGATTCAGATCGGTGCATTTGCATCTGAAGATCGCGCCAATGGCTGGATCACCAAGATGAAAGATCAAAAGATTCCAAATTACGTTATTAATAAAACCGCCCCTGACGGTGCAAAATTATTTGTTTTGAGAGCGGGTCCCTTTACGGATAAGGAAAGCGCTGAGGCGGCAGAGAAAAAAATTAAGGCTATGGGACTCAATAGTCGCATTGTGGAAACCGGTAAATCCTAA
- the accD gene encoding acetyl-CoA carboxylase, carboxyltransferase subunit beta, giving the protein MSWIDKLLPPQIQQTDPANRKSVPEGLWVKCPACEAVLYSTDIEANLSVCPKCSHHMRISARQRLDSLLDPKGRYEIGADIFPVDALKFKDSKKYPDRLKEAADASGESEALIVLGGKIESISAIVACFEFQFMGGSMGSVVGERFTRGVQEAIDKKCAFISITATGGARMQESLLSLFQMAKTNSMLTLLSKKGLPYISILTDPTMGGISASFAFMGDVVIAEPKALIGFAGPRVIEQTVREKLPEGFQRSEFLMQKGGIDMIVDRRQLRSEVARLLALLQQMPEPDSSSSH; this is encoded by the coding sequence ATGAGTTGGATCGATAAGTTACTACCGCCCCAAATTCAGCAAACAGATCCTGCCAATCGCAAGTCTGTACCTGAGGGTCTCTGGGTTAAATGCCCCGCTTGTGAAGCTGTGCTCTATAGCACTGATATTGAAGCCAATTTGTCCGTCTGTCCTAAATGCAGTCACCATATGCGCATTTCTGCACGCCAACGTTTGGATAGCCTCTTGGATCCCAAAGGCCGATATGAAATCGGTGCGGATATATTTCCAGTTGATGCCCTCAAATTTAAAGACTCCAAAAAATATCCTGATCGTCTGAAGGAGGCTGCCGATGCCTCTGGTGAATCTGAAGCGCTGATTGTGTTGGGTGGAAAAATTGAGAGTATTTCAGCCATAGTAGCTTGCTTTGAATTTCAATTTATGGGTGGCTCGATGGGCTCTGTAGTGGGCGAGCGTTTTACCCGTGGCGTACAAGAGGCTATCGATAAAAAATGTGCCTTCATTTCAATCACTGCAACTGGCGGTGCCCGTATGCAAGAGAGTCTGCTCTCTTTATTTCAGATGGCCAAAACCAATTCCATGCTGACATTGCTCTCTAAAAAAGGTTTGCCTTACATTAGCATCTTGACTGACCCCACCATGGGCGGTATCTCTGCCAGCTTTGCATTTATGGGCGATGTTGTGATTGCTGAACCTAAAGCCTTGATTGGCTTTGCTGGTCCCCGCGTGATTGAACAAACAGTGCGTGAGAAGCTCCCCGAGGGCTTTCAACGTTCTGAGTTTCTGATGCAAAAAGGTGGTATTGATATGATTGTGGATCGCCGCCAGCTGCGTTCTGAAGTAGCCCGTTTACTGGCATTACTTCAGCAAATGCCTGAGCCAGATAGCTCCAGCTCTCATTAA
- the folC gene encoding bifunctional tetrahydrofolate synthase/dihydrofolate synthase, with protein sequence MSKVQNPTLFSSLPAWLTYLESAHPVGIDMGLDRINRVKAALNLQFNCPVITVAGTNGKGSTCAYLEAILLAAGYRVAMHTSPHLLRFNERVRVNGVEVSDALLLEYFAKVEQARASLTDAPTLTYFEFTTLSIMLLFSETPLDAVILEVGMGGRLDAVNCVDADCAIVTSIDIDHADFLGSTREAIALEKAGIFREGIPTICADPVPPQSLIDYAQKLQCDLWLQGRDFQFLGDKQQWGWSGRGKRFSGLGYPALRGANQILNASGVIAALMALHQRLPVSAQDIRNGFALVELPGRFQVLPGQPTVVLDVAHNPHAAATLAQGLDKMGYHPYTYAVFGAMADKDIAGVIKPFLGIVDFWYCTDLPTPRAASAQALASQLEQLGVQVKNGQDGGIESFQSPALAYEKALSEAGEGDRIIIFGSFYTVAGVMAYRNNQAH encoded by the coding sequence TTGTCTAAGGTCCAAAATCCAACCCTGTTTTCTAGCCTCCCGGCTTGGCTCACCTACCTAGAATCGGCTCATCCTGTCGGCATCGATATGGGCCTTGATCGCATTAATCGAGTCAAAGCTGCTTTAAATCTTCAATTCAATTGTCCAGTAATCACGGTTGCGGGTACGAATGGCAAGGGGTCTACGTGCGCTTATTTGGAGGCCATCTTATTGGCCGCTGGATATCGAGTGGCAATGCATACGTCGCCCCATTTACTGCGCTTTAATGAACGTGTAAGAGTGAATGGTGTCGAGGTCTCTGATGCGCTTCTATTAGAGTATTTTGCAAAAGTAGAACAGGCAAGGGCTAGCCTTACAGATGCTCCAACATTAACCTACTTTGAGTTCACAACTCTGTCCATCATGTTGCTGTTCTCTGAAACACCATTGGATGCAGTCATTCTGGAAGTCGGCATGGGTGGGCGTTTAGATGCTGTGAACTGCGTTGATGCGGATTGTGCGATCGTTACTAGCATTGATATTGACCACGCTGATTTCTTGGGAAGTACTCGTGAGGCTATTGCTTTAGAAAAGGCAGGAATATTTCGTGAAGGAATACCTACTATTTGTGCTGATCCCGTTCCGCCTCAATCCTTGATTGACTATGCTCAAAAACTGCAATGCGATCTATGGCTACAAGGTCGAGATTTTCAGTTTCTGGGTGATAAACAGCAGTGGGGTTGGAGCGGCAGAGGTAAACGGTTTAGTGGCTTAGGCTACCCAGCTTTGAGAGGTGCCAATCAGATTCTCAACGCGAGTGGTGTCATTGCCGCCTTAATGGCCTTACACCAGCGTTTACCAGTGAGCGCCCAGGATATCCGCAATGGATTTGCTTTAGTTGAATTGCCCGGACGCTTTCAGGTTCTTCCTGGACAGCCAACGGTGGTGTTGGATGTGGCTCACAACCCCCATGCTGCTGCTACTTTAGCGCAAGGCCTTGATAAGATGGGCTACCACCCCTATACCTACGCAGTATTCGGCGCCATGGCTGACAAAGATATAGCTGGCGTGATTAAGCCTTTTCTAGGCATTGTGGATTTTTGGTATTGCACCGATTTGCCTACCCCCCGAGCCGCCAGTGCGCAGGCTTTAGCCTCCCAGCTAGAGCAGTTGGGGGTGCAGGTAAAAAATGGTCAAGACGGGGGCATTGAAAGCTTCCAAAGTCCTGCTTTAGCCTATGAAAAAGCCCTTTCTGAGGCTGGAGAGGGTGATAGAATTATCATCTTCGGATCCTTCTATACTGTTGCAGGCGTAATGGCTTATCGAAACAACCAGGCGCATTGA